The genomic stretch GGTAAGTCACAGCAAGCCATGCTATTACAACATATAAACAATCATGTAAGTCAATAAAAACTTACGAGGTGAGTATGATCGAGATCTGGAACGTGATCTGTATCCTCCACGACTATAGTAGGGAGAAGGTGACCGTCTTCTGTAAACAAATGTCAACACCATCTAAGACTACCGAGATTATATATGATCCCTTTGTCACTTTCCAAAACTAAAAGACCCTCACTGACCTTGAAAAATATTGCATTAGTCACAGGATTTCAAGGTCTGTTTTAGTCCTGAGAATGAAGCACACTATCAGGCCCAGTACCAAATAACCCCTCAAACTATCAGAGGTTGAATACTCCTTGCTATATTTGATCCACTGATCATCTGCTAATTAACATTACACTTAACAGAATTTAAAATGGcttagagaaggagaaaaaaaaaactttaccacTAATTATACCCTATGAGCACCCAAAACAAAATTTCATTCATAGTGCTTCAAAGTGATTTAGTTCTGTGTAAGAAAGATCAACTTGAATACTCACTTACTATTCTGAAATACTTATAAAAAGCTAATAAAACTATCAGGAATAATACTTAGTTTTGCCATATCTCATGTTAAGGTACAAAATGGTACCACTGAGTAAATGACCTAGTGTAAGCGCAATTAATTTCTATGAACACACAAATTAAGCCATGTACACATTGTCATTTGGCTTCAGTTACAGTATATTCATAAACTTCATGCAATCCAATTCTGTGTAATGCCAACTATAATTTACCAAAATACTAATAACGAAGATGTCTTTATGTGAGCCATTCTACTATTGTACAGATTTTAAATCTTCTCCTGGCATACCTGTATATCTGATCCCTGTCTTGAGCAGctctccatcctcctcctcctccacctcctcctctgtgaaggcagaaaagcaacatatattcatttaaaaattttttgaaagtaCACACAATTcatgcaataaaattaaaactcgCAGAAGTGAAAGCTAGCTGCTTTTGCCACCTCTTTACAAATTGGCATAGAGCTCTCCCTGGTGGTTAAAATGAATATCATTAAAAGTAAATGCtcatgaattaaaatattaagacCCTAATCTTTGCAGTTTCCAAAAATCAATCCCTTAAGTGTCACTCAGTACAGAAATGCCAGTTTTAAGAAAGTTTCTTTTTGTCAGTATTAAATGTCAGGACTGTCAACTTCTTAAAACATTACTGAATAGTGTGCAAAAGACGACATCCACACCTCAACACCACACTAAAATAAGGTGTCAAGGATTAACTGTTGTGGTCACTACTTTACACAATTTACACTTTGACAAGCAAGGAAGGGTCTGAATTACCTGCTGTTGCTAATAAAATAGAGAACTTTACTTCATTTTTGCCTTTCAAAGTATTCCCAGTGTCATGAACATTTCCCTGCCAAACcccaaaatatatatcaatatttttggTAATAAACTTCTTACCATTGTTTCACTAATTATTGTCCTTAAATAATTACTTCTTTGATTCTTCCAAGAATCAATTTCCCCTGCCCTTCAGTGCACGATTCCTTAGATACGAAAAATTGCTTTATAAAGCAATGACATTCAAAACACAGCTTATGAAactcactttaaaaacaaaaaagggggaaaaaactgaAGTATGGTCTATAATTGTTTTCACTGTCATGTTCTGAAACCAAGGATTTCAGTTGGTTTACAACttggtgtttaaaaaatatacatacaaagataaattaaaaagacacataaTCATAAAATCTAGTTTAGGGGCTTCCCCGGCAgtcggtggttaagactccgtgctgccaatgcaagggactcaggttcgatccctggtgagggaactaagatgccgcatggtgtggccaaaacaaactAGTGTAAACTCTGGGCCTGGATCTTAGTATTAAAGGTAATGACTTGTAACAAAGACTAAAACTCAGGTATGTATAGTGCTGCCTTAAATTATGTTGCAACTGATTCAGGAGAAGACCTGGCGTGACCTTCAACTTTTTGGCAACTTAAACTTAGTATTATGCTTAACTTACCTGTATGACCTGCTGTAATAGTCCCGATCATCATAGCCTCGATCATAACCCCTGTCGTAGTAATCTCGACGGCGTGAGCTGCCACTATGAACAACAGTAAGTAAGATTTGTACGAACTTAAAAAATCTTACCTATAATAACGGTTAAGTTTACAGCATGGGAAAAATGGTCTGGTGAAAATCAATTACCCAGCAAAGCCAAATCTATGGCATTTATTTACGATAAAAATGGGATGTGATCTATTAAATGATACCAATCAAAATGTGTGGTACCGACAGAATGTTTCCACTGAATATACTGTATTGACTTTGAGTTTTAGCCAGTTTGAAATGCCAGATCCCCCCCACCCCTAACTACGTGTAGTTCTTGGAGGAACTGAACAAACTGAACTGTCAGTATTTTTAACAACCTTGAAAATAAACTTACTAGGTAGGTCTCCCCATGTAAATTCCTGGTGTTGGGGTATGTGGTCTCTTTGTTATAGAGAAATCAACTCTGATCCTACGTCCATCAAGCTCCATTCCATTGGCACGCTCTTTCGCCTTCAAAAGATATGTAAGTTGTTATATACACCCTGGACAAAGCCCCAAATTATCCAACAGCTATAAACAGGGTCCAACTGGATGTTTCAGC from Pseudorca crassidens isolate mPseCra1 chromosome 5, mPseCra1.hap1, whole genome shotgun sequence encodes the following:
- the TRA2B gene encoding transformer-2 protein homolog beta isoform X3 gives rise to the protein MSTRRRHVGNRANPDPNCCLGVFGLSLYTTERDLREVFSKYGPIADVSIVYDQQSRRSRGFAFVYFENVDDAKEAKERANGMELDGRRIRVDFSITKRPHTPTPGIYMGRPTYGSSRRRDYYDRGYDRGYDDRDYYSRSYRGGGGGGGGWRAAQDRDQIYRRRSPSPYYSRGGYRSRSRSRSYSPRRY